AGAGCCGGGCGGCCGGCTTGTCGGCGGTTTTTGTCTTGGGATGGGTGGTGGTGACGGCGCCCGCGCTGTTTCACAATGCTTCATTGAAGGAAGGGGCTTTCACATTCGCCTGGACCGACGGCTATGGTTATTATCAGGCATTCGATCCGGAATCGATCGGCTCTCCCTGGAAGGTCGATCCCCCCGCCTGGAAGGGTCCCGAATATCTCCGGAGGGATGTCGGAGAGGAGATCGGCGCGATCGCCACCATGGGGGATGTCGAACGCTGGCACATGACCCGGGGAACACAGCGCCTGCTCGAATCACCGCTGCCTACCCTGGTGCTGTTCCTGCGCAAGGCCCTGCTCTCCATCTCCAAGGTGGAGATACCCGACCCGACACCAACGGCATGGGCCCTGCAAAACTGGGCGGCTCCCTTTAGCTGGGGTCTTTGGCTTTGGCCCTTCCTATTGGGGCTATTTTGCGTCGAGATGGTGGGCCGCGGTTTCAAGGAAAATCCAGCCTTTGCCATTCTGTTGGGGGTATTTGCGCTGGATCATCTTCTGGGCCCGGTCTCCGGCGCCTCACGCGCCTTCGCCCTTCCATGGATCGCCGGTTTTGCCGGCGTGGGCCTGATCAGCCTGATCAAGGGGTTGCGGGCCGGGACCTTCCGCCCTTTGATAATTCCCCTCCTGGCCGGTATCGTGGCGACGCTCCTCGCCTTCGTGGATCCGGGGGGCGCCGCGGGTGTCTTCAATCAGAAGGATGAATGCCTCAGGATCCAAGCGGAAGGAGAGGAAGCGGAAGGGGAGCGCCTGCACGCCATCCAGACCCTTCGCCTCGCGCTCAAGGAGAATCCGGGGAATCCGGAGATTCATAACGACCTGGGGACCTACTATGCCAGGGAATCCTTCATGGAGGAATCGGTTCAATCATACCAAAGCGCCCTGGCGATCGACTCCACCCACGTGGACGCCCTGGTCGGCATCTCCAATGTTCTAAGAGCCAGCGGCAACGCCGCTGAAGCCAAAGCGTATCTGGAGCGGCTCGTGTCCCGGCGCCCCCGCTCCCCCGTCTACCGGAATGAACTGGGGACCTTATACATTTCACTGGGATTGCTGCCGCAAGCCCGGCGCCAGCTCGAGGAAGCCGTCCGGCTGAGTCCCGACTACGCCATGGCCCTGGCCAATCTGCGTGTTCTTTCACAAATGGAACGCCAGATGGAAGAGCTGATGATTCCCGCCGAGATGAGCCTCTCCCCCGGTCATCGGCTCTATACTCTCAGCCGGGAGATGACGGCGGCCTTTGCCGCCGGCGATGCCGGCGCGCTTGACAGTCTGGCGGCGGTGGCGCGCTCGATCGAGCCGGGCCATGTTCTGCCCGATATCATGCAGGGGATTTTTCTTTCGCGCCGCGGTGAGGCGGAGGCGGCCCTCCCCTTCCTTCGACGGGCGAATGCGCTGGCTCCCGGCCGGGCGCACATCGTGCGAGAACTCGTGACCTGCTTGAGCCGGCTCAACAAGAACGATGAGGCGCTGGGGGCCATCGATGCGGCTTTGGAGGTTGCGGCCGATGAGCAGAACCGGTATCTCATTCTTTCCCTGAAAGAGGGTCTGAAGTAGGCCGTCATCATGGCATCGAAACCGGCCCCGTGCCGTTAACCGCCGATATAGGGCAGATTCATGAGGCCGGAGGTATCCGGCGAATCCTCCCGAAACAACTCCTCAAAGGCGGGGCCGTACCGGATGGGCTTC
This portion of the Candidatus Eisenbacteria bacterium genome encodes:
- a CDS encoding tetratricopeptide repeat protein produces the protein MGSHTKFPIPLWSIPILLGLILRILFFVSVWNDPVFFHPVLEDKLHYERAVQITEGQFPEVSLPGGSFLYPYIAASIFNLAGKSPEGLFFLQLLLDLLNIFLLFRLLDGYAGSKGALLGASLYAIHPLAAVYIFRMTPLIPAITLFLLLVPRALPWGARKEKATGWRSDLVSGLLAGVGTLLIPFPFILLGLLSLVRRWRHEAQKSRAAGLSAVFVLGWVVVTAPALFHNASLKEGAFTFAWTDGYGYYQAFDPESIGSPWKVDPPAWKGPEYLRRDVGEEIGAIATMGDVERWHMTRGTQRLLESPLPTLVLFLRKALLSISKVEIPDPTPTAWALQNWAAPFSWGLWLWPFLLGLFCVEMVGRGFKENPAFAILLGVFALDHLLGPVSGASRAFALPWIAGFAGVGLISLIKGLRAGTFRPLIIPLLAGIVATLLAFVDPGGAAGVFNQKDECLRIQAEGEEAEGERLHAIQTLRLALKENPGNPEIHNDLGTYYARESFMEESVQSYQSALAIDSTHVDALVGISNVLRASGNAAEAKAYLERLVSRRPRSPVYRNELGTLYISLGLLPQARRQLEEAVRLSPDYAMALANLRVLSQMERQMEELMIPAEMSLSPGHRLYTLSREMTAAFAAGDAGALDSLAAVARSIEPGHVLPDIMQGIFLSRRGEAEAALPFLRRANALAPGRAHIVRELVTCLSRLNKNDEALGAIDAALEVAADEQNRYLILSLKEGLK